The Lentisphaerota bacterium region TGTTACCCGCAGATCCGCATCATCATGCCCGGCGGCCCGTATTTCAAATGGCCCTGGGAGCGGATTCACAAGGTCTCGATCGCCACCGAAACCTGCAACATGGCCTTTGATCCCGAGTCTCCCCAAGCCAACCGCAACGGCACCATGCTCGATGCCGTCACCAAGGACCAGTTGGACACGGGTCTGACCGGTCAGATCCGGTTCCAGGCGTCCGAGCGCAATCTCTATGCCTATCTCTTCGGCGTGGCCAATCCGTTCGCCCATGTGATGGGGTATTTCGTCTCGGTGTTGCGTGAGCGGATCGCCACCTTCGAGGCGCCAGGAAAGAAAAGTGCCGATGGCTCGCCCGAAGCCGTTCTGGTCGAGGGCATTTCCATCAACGATCTCCGTAAGAATCTGCGAGACCTGAACGAGCACATGGATCGTGAGTGCCAGTGTTCGCAGTCGCGGTACGGGATTGTGCTCGACGCGTCGCTGATCACGGGGATCGATCCGCCGCCGGAGGTGGAGTCGGCGCTGGCCGCGATCAAC contains the following coding sequences:
- a CDS encoding SPFH domain-containing protein, producing MMTGVIIGFLAWFVVRFILTGLYTVGPNQRAAKTVFGRAQRLGNLTTLDDPISASLRETERERYCYPQIRIIMPGGPYFKWPWERIHKVSIATETCNMAFDPESPQANRNGTMLDAVTKDQLDTGLTGQIRFQASERNLYAYLFGVANPFAHVMGYFVSVLRERIATFEAPGKKSADGSPEAVLVEGISINDLRKNLRDLNEHMDRECQCSQSRYGIVLDASLITGIDPPPEVESALAAINTAHNQVSSDISLATAAADQRIVQSRRAVEIETLKALADVEPLQRLAAQLGVLRQNGHAAMLAYLRTVKLGLFSRAKRVIAEVQP